One genomic window of Actinoalloteichus hoggarensis includes the following:
- a CDS encoding DEDD exonuclease domain-containing protein, whose translation MTDLARPPELQLTFDELGTPLRAVTFVVVDLETTGGGRGDAITEIGAVKVRGGEVLGEFATLVNPGRGIPPMIMSLTGITDAMVTEAPRIDSVLPAFLEFAAGCVLVAHNAPFDVGFLRAAAERLDRPWPRPTVLCTVKLARRVLRRDEAPNVKLATLARLFGSPTTPSHRALTDARATVDVLHGLLERVGPVGVQSLEELLDYLPQVSTAQRRKRQLAADLPHAPGVYLFRGPREEVLYVGTAVDLRRRVRQYFTAGETRARVREMVALAERVDVVECAHSLEAEVRELRLLAAHRPRYNRRSTTPHRAWWIVLTEEPFPRLSVVRRPRDGAMGPFRTRRAAQDALETLHEGSSVRRCAERIPARDQRGRPCALAEIGRCAAPCAGRQSVEDYAPSVIEVADLFSGVRTAVLERLDGRLGELADQQRFEDAARHRDRLATLVRALDRGQRLAALAAVGELVAARPDGAGGWHLAVIRHGRLASAGTARRGVPPMPVVEMLRASAETVLPEPGPLRGATADEVIVIRRWLTTGGTRLVDSDVPWAEQTGGAGRWQRWAAKADAGRAGYAAAD comes from the coding sequence ATGACCGACCTGGCACGCCCTCCCGAGCTCCAGCTCACCTTCGACGAACTCGGCACACCGTTGCGTGCCGTCACGTTCGTCGTGGTGGACCTGGAGACCACCGGCGGCGGTCGGGGCGACGCCATCACCGAGATCGGCGCCGTGAAGGTTCGCGGCGGCGAGGTGCTCGGCGAGTTCGCCACCCTCGTCAATCCCGGCCGAGGCATCCCGCCGATGATCATGTCGCTGACCGGCATCACCGACGCGATGGTCACCGAGGCGCCCCGCATCGACTCCGTCCTGCCCGCGTTCCTGGAGTTCGCCGCGGGCTGCGTCCTGGTCGCCCACAACGCCCCCTTCGACGTCGGGTTCCTGCGCGCCGCCGCAGAACGCCTCGACCGCCCCTGGCCCCGGCCCACCGTCCTGTGCACGGTGAAGCTGGCCCGACGGGTCCTGCGCCGGGACGAGGCGCCCAACGTCAAGCTCGCCACCCTGGCCCGGCTGTTCGGCTCCCCCACGACCCCCAGCCACCGCGCGCTGACCGACGCCCGCGCCACCGTCGACGTGCTGCACGGACTGCTCGAACGAGTCGGCCCCGTCGGCGTCCAGTCCCTGGAGGAGCTGCTCGACTACCTGCCGCAGGTGAGCACCGCACAGCGACGCAAGCGCCAGCTCGCCGCCGACCTGCCGCACGCCCCCGGCGTCTACCTGTTCCGAGGCCCCCGCGAGGAGGTGCTGTACGTGGGCACCGCCGTGGACCTCCGACGTCGGGTCCGGCAGTACTTCACCGCGGGCGAGACGCGGGCGCGCGTCCGGGAGATGGTCGCCCTCGCCGAGCGCGTCGACGTGGTGGAGTGCGCCCACTCCCTGGAGGCGGAGGTCCGCGAGTTACGACTGCTCGCCGCCCACCGCCCCCGCTACAACCGCCGGTCCACCACCCCGCATCGCGCGTGGTGGATCGTGCTGACCGAGGAGCCCTTTCCTCGGCTCTCCGTGGTTCGACGGCCGCGAGACGGCGCCATGGGGCCGTTTCGCACCCGGCGTGCGGCCCAGGACGCACTGGAGACGCTGCACGAGGGCAGTTCGGTACGTCGCTGCGCCGAACGGATTCCGGCTCGCGACCAACGCGGCCGACCGTGTGCCCTCGCCGAGATCGGCCGCTGCGCCGCGCCCTGCGCGGGCAGGCAGAGCGTCGAGGACTACGCGCCGTCGGTGATCGAGGTCGCCGACCTCTTCAGCGGTGTCAGGACCGCCGTGCTCGAACGGCTCGACGGCAGACTCGGCGAACTCGCCGATCAGCAGCGCTTCGAGGACGCGGCCCGGCATCGCGACCGGCTGGCCACCCTCGTGCGCGCCCTGGACCGGGGCCAGCGGCTCGCCGCCCTGGCCGCCGTCGGCGAACTCGTGGCGGCCCGGCCCGACGGCGCGGGCGGCTGGCATCTCGCCGTGATCCGCCACGGCAGGCTCGCCTCCGCAGGCACCGCCCGACGCGGCGTCCCGCCGATGCCCGTGGTCGAGATGCTGCGGGCGAGCGCCGAGACCGTGCTGCCCGAACCCGGACCGCTACGCGGCGCGACGGCCGACGAGGTGATCGTGATCCGCCGCTGGCTCACGACCGGCGGCACCCGCCTGGTGGACTCCGACGTGCCGTGGGCGGAGCAGACGGGCGGCGCCGGCCGCTGGCAGCGGTGGGCGGCCAAGGCCGACGCGGGCCGGGCGGGCTACGCGGCCGCCGACTGA
- a CDS encoding NYN domain-containing protein — protein sequence MADEKTAGPAGAEHTAAEHTAPERAGDGQTAHDHPAAEQEIDWEQLPEPIRARLAEVAAAALGGLTPAEVPRPLRPVAKFTPGKRARFGRGPLLAELRTSTAFRSAVLVWAGQHHPASIDLESDDPVTRAVAALLAGDERSARWVRVVARRAEDAQLRSERDVAVTRAERMAAELDRLRAENGAARAAVELARTESEAELDRLRRRLREQGVRLRQAKDAAAAALLEAEQARAAAEEAVRELTEQRDRERDRAEAERARARRALADVEIARQSAREARQADEVRLALLVDTLGGAVTGLRRELGIGGGSGPRPADLVSGASVSQGMGARVTDSAALDRLLALPAVHLVVDGYNVTKTGYPELTLAAQRERLAQQLGALAARTGAEVTVVFDGADVVSVPTVVSRGTRVLFSDPGVLADDVIRALVAAEPEGRPVVVATSDRAVADSVRRRGAHPVASAVLLARLGRI from the coding sequence CTGGCGGACGAAAAGACGGCCGGACCGGCGGGGGCCGAACACACGGCGGCCGAACACACGGCGCCTGAACGGGCGGGAGACGGCCAGACGGCACACGACCACCCGGCGGCTGAGCAGGAGATCGACTGGGAGCAGCTGCCCGAGCCGATTCGCGCTCGGCTGGCCGAGGTGGCCGCCGCCGCGCTCGGCGGTCTCACCCCGGCGGAGGTGCCCCGTCCACTGCGGCCGGTCGCGAAGTTCACGCCGGGCAAGCGCGCTCGTTTCGGCCGGGGGCCGCTGCTGGCGGAGTTGCGGACCTCCACGGCCTTCCGATCCGCCGTGCTCGTGTGGGCCGGGCAGCATCACCCGGCCTCCATCGACCTGGAGTCCGACGATCCGGTCACACGGGCCGTCGCCGCGTTGCTGGCGGGCGACGAGCGGTCCGCTCGCTGGGTGCGGGTGGTGGCGCGTCGCGCCGAGGACGCGCAGCTGCGGTCCGAACGTGACGTCGCCGTGACCCGCGCGGAGCGGATGGCCGCGGAGCTGGACCGGCTGCGCGCGGAGAACGGCGCTGCGCGGGCCGCCGTGGAGCTGGCCAGAACGGAGTCGGAGGCGGAGCTGGACCGGCTGCGGCGCAGACTGCGGGAGCAGGGCGTGCGGCTGAGACAGGCCAAGGACGCCGCCGCGGCGGCGCTGCTGGAGGCGGAGCAGGCGCGGGCCGCCGCCGAGGAGGCGGTGCGGGAGCTCACCGAGCAGCGCGACCGGGAACGCGACCGGGCGGAGGCCGAGCGGGCCAGGGCACGGCGGGCGCTGGCCGATGTGGAGATCGCGCGGCAGTCGGCGCGCGAGGCCAGACAGGCGGACGAGGTTCGGCTGGCGTTGCTGGTGGACACACTCGGCGGGGCGGTGACCGGTCTGCGGCGTGAACTGGGGATCGGCGGCGGCAGCGGCCCCCGGCCCGCGGACCTGGTGAGCGGGGCGAGCGTCTCGCAGGGCATGGGCGCCCGGGTGACGGATTCCGCCGCGCTGGATCGGCTGCTCGCCCTGCCCGCCGTGCACCTGGTCGTGGACGGCTACAACGTGACCAAGACCGGGTATCCCGAGCTGACGTTGGCGGCGCAGCGGGAGCGGCTCGCCCAGCAGCTCGGTGCGCTGGCGGCGCGGACCGGCGCCGAGGTGACGGTGGTCTTCGACGGCGCGGACGTCGTGTCGGTGCCGACGGTGGTGAGTCGAGGGACCCGCGTGCTGTTCAGTGATCCCGGTGTGCTGGCCGACGACGTGATCCGGGCGTTGGTGGCGGCGGAGCCGGAGGGCAGGCCGGTCGTCGTGGCGACCTCGGATCGGGCGGTGGCCGACTCCGTGCGTCGGCGGGGTGCGCATCCGGTCGCCTCCGCGGTCCTGCTGGCCCGGCTGGGCCGAATCTGA
- a CDS encoding Lrp/AsnC family transcriptional regulator, producing MITAFVLVNAVADRIPEAAQEIADIEGVDEVYSCSGEVDLVVLVRVAEHADLAALIPGRIGKVDGVLNTDTHIAFRSYSRRDAEESFSIGSDAD from the coding sequence GTGATCACCGCGTTCGTGCTCGTCAACGCCGTCGCCGACCGCATTCCTGAAGCCGCCCAGGAGATCGCCGACATCGAGGGCGTCGACGAGGTCTACTCCTGCTCCGGCGAGGTCGACCTCGTCGTCCTCGTCCGGGTCGCCGAACACGCCGACCTCGCGGCGTTGATCCCCGGCCGTATCGGCAAGGTCGACGGCGTGCTGAACACCGACACGCACATCGCGTTCCGCTCCTACTCGCGACGCGACGCCGAGGAGTCGTTCTCCATCGGCTCCGACGCGGACTGA
- a CDS encoding cytochrome b, with product MSSITTPTKPKSIGVRAAGAAATWADDRFHMSRGIRKQLNKVFPTHWSFMLGEIALYSFIVLLLTGTYLALFFDPSMAHVEYQGSLENMRGIEMSRAYASTLDISFEVRGGLFARQVHHWAALLFMAAIVVHMLRVFFTGAFRKPREVNWVIGVLLFIMGFFEGLTGYSLPDDLLSGTGLRIVSGITMSIPVIGTWANWAIFGGEYPGTEIIPRFYTLHILLLPGLILGLIAVHLGLVWYQKHTQFPGVGRKETNVVGVRIMPVFALKAGGFFAVVAGVLAIMGGIFQINAIWHIGPYNASQISAGSQPDWYVIWLDGMTRIWPSWELYLGNYLVPAAFFPAVLGMGLIFTIAGAYPWIEKAFTKDDAHHNLLQRPRDVPVRTSLGAMALAFFGVLMFTGANDIIAEQFDISLNAMTWVGRLGVLFFPPIAYYITYRICIGLQRADREVLEHGIETGIIKRLPHGEFIEVHQPLGEVDEHGHPVPLDYQGAAVPKRMNELGAAGSPVRGSLLTPDPAEETAAITQAEREGRHLLGPAKSAPAESTSKDAGDEPTDEDGDAPRRPRG from the coding sequence ATGAGCTCGATCACCACGCCGACGAAGCCCAAGAGCATCGGGGTGCGTGCGGCGGGAGCGGCGGCGACCTGGGCCGACGATCGCTTTCACATGTCCAGGGGCATCCGCAAGCAGCTCAACAAGGTCTTCCCGACGCACTGGTCCTTCATGCTCGGCGAGATCGCGTTGTACAGCTTCATCGTGCTGCTGCTCACGGGCACGTACCTGGCGTTGTTCTTCGACCCGTCGATGGCGCACGTCGAATACCAGGGCAGCCTGGAGAACATGCGGGGCATCGAGATGTCCCGGGCCTACGCCTCGACGCTGGACATCTCCTTCGAGGTCCGCGGCGGTCTGTTCGCCCGTCAGGTGCACCACTGGGCGGCGCTGCTGTTCATGGCCGCGATCGTGGTCCACATGCTGCGGGTGTTCTTCACCGGTGCCTTCCGCAAGCCGCGTGAGGTCAACTGGGTCATCGGCGTCCTGCTGTTCATCATGGGCTTCTTCGAGGGCCTGACCGGCTACTCGCTGCCCGACGACCTGCTCTCCGGCACCGGCCTGCGGATCGTCTCCGGCATCACCATGTCGATCCCCGTGATCGGCACCTGGGCCAACTGGGCGATCTTCGGCGGTGAGTATCCGGGCACGGAGATCATCCCCCGGTTCTACACCCTGCACATCCTGCTGCTGCCCGGCCTGATCCTCGGCCTGATCGCCGTCCACCTCGGCCTGGTGTGGTACCAGAAGCACACCCAGTTCCCCGGCGTCGGTCGCAAGGAGACCAACGTCGTCGGCGTTCGGATCATGCCGGTGTTCGCACTCAAGGCAGGCGGCTTCTTCGCCGTCGTCGCGGGCGTGCTGGCGATCATGGGCGGCATCTTCCAGATCAACGCGATCTGGCACATCGGCCCGTACAACGCCTCGCAGATCAGCGCGGGCTCCCAGCCCGACTGGTATGTGATCTGGCTGGACGGCATGACCCGGATCTGGCCGTCCTGGGAGCTGTATCTCGGCAACTATCTGGTACCGGCGGCCTTCTTCCCCGCGGTGCTGGGCATGGGGTTGATCTTCACGATCGCGGGTGCCTATCCGTGGATCGAGAAGGCGTTCACCAAGGACGACGCGCATCACAACCTGTTGCAGCGGCCCCGCGACGTTCCGGTGCGGACCAGCCTCGGCGCGATGGCGCTGGCCTTCTTCGGCGTCCTGATGTTCACCGGCGCCAACGACATCATCGCGGAGCAGTTCGACATCTCACTGAACGCGATGACCTGGGTCGGCAGACTCGGCGTGCTGTTCTTCCCGCCGATCGCCTACTACATCACCTATCGGATCTGCATCGGACTGCAACGTGCGGACCGCGAGGTGCTGGAGCACGGCATCGAGACCGGCATCATCAAGCGACTGCCGCACGGCGAGTTCATCGAGGTCCACCAGCCGCTCGGCGAGGTCGACGAGCACGGCCACCCGGTGCCGCTGGACTACCAGGGCGCGGCGGTGCCGAAGCGGATGAACGAGCTCGGCGCGGCGGGCAGCCCGGTGCGCGGCAGCCTCCTCACGCCGGACCCGGCCGAGGAGACGGCGGCCATCACGCAGGCCGAGCGCGAAGGCAGGCATCTGCTGGGGCCCGCCAAGTCCGCCCCCGCGGAGTCCACTTCGAAGGACGCAGGCGACGAGCCGACGGACGAGGACGGGGACGCCCCGAGGCGGCCGCGCGGCTGA